Proteins co-encoded in one Stenotrophomonas maltophilia genomic window:
- a CDS encoding YbjQ family protein: protein MADPYNSSPTSPPALRFDDALVTTAFELPGHRVVRNLGVVRGITVRSRSIVGNFLGGIQTLFGGNITIYTELCEQAREETYRDMVKHARQLGANAIIGMRYDATDVMTGLTEVLCYGTAVVVEPLR from the coding sequence ATGGCAGATCCCTACAACAGCAGCCCCACCTCCCCGCCCGCCCTGCGTTTCGACGACGCGCTGGTCACCACCGCCTTCGAGCTGCCCGGCCATCGGGTGGTGCGCAACCTGGGCGTGGTGCGCGGCATCACCGTGCGTTCGCGCTCGATCGTCGGCAATTTCCTTGGCGGCATCCAGACCCTGTTTGGCGGCAACATCACCATCTACACCGAGCTGTGCGAGCAGGCGCGCGAGGAAACCTACCGCGACATGGTCAAGCACGCGCGGCAGCTGGGCGCCAACGCGATCATCGGCATGCGCTACGACGCCACCGATGTGATGACCGGGCTGACCGAGGTGCTGTGCTACGGCACGGCGGTGGTGGTGGAGCCGCTGCGTTGA
- the dkgB gene encoding 2,5-didehydrogluconate reductase DkgB, translating into MTVPAFGLGTFRLKDQTVIDSVRNALDVGYRAIDTAQIYGNEAEVGQAIAESGVPRDDLYLTTKVWITEFKRDALLASLRTSLEKLRTDRVDLALIHWPSPNDKVDVPMEEYLPALAEAKAQGLTRAIGISNFTIAQTRKAIEILGAEAITTNQIEIHPYLQNRLLVKFLQDNGIHITAYMSLAYGEVIKDPVIQAIAGRHQATPAQIALAWALQQGYSVIPSSTKRENLASNLEAAAIRLTDEDMAQIAKLDRGHRLANPEGIAPAWD; encoded by the coding sequence ATGACTGTCCCCGCTTTTGGTCTCGGCACCTTCCGCCTGAAGGACCAGACCGTGATCGACTCGGTGCGCAATGCGCTGGACGTCGGCTACCGCGCCATTGATACCGCACAGATCTACGGCAACGAAGCCGAAGTCGGCCAGGCCATCGCCGAGTCCGGCGTGCCGCGTGATGATCTGTACCTGACCACCAAGGTGTGGATCACCGAGTTCAAGCGCGATGCGCTGCTGGCCAGCCTGCGTACCAGCCTGGAAAAGCTGCGCACCGACCGCGTCGATCTGGCGCTGATCCATTGGCCGTCGCCGAACGACAAGGTCGACGTGCCGATGGAGGAGTACCTGCCGGCGCTGGCCGAAGCCAAGGCGCAGGGCCTGACCCGCGCGATCGGCATTTCCAACTTCACCATCGCCCAGACCCGCAAGGCGATCGAGATCCTCGGTGCCGAGGCGATCACCACCAACCAGATCGAAATCCACCCGTACCTGCAGAACCGCCTGCTGGTGAAGTTCCTGCAGGACAACGGCATCCACATCACCGCCTACATGAGCCTGGCCTATGGCGAGGTGATCAAGGACCCGGTGATCCAGGCCATCGCCGGCCGCCACCAGGCCACGCCGGCACAGATCGCGCTGGCCTGGGCATTGCAGCAGGGTTACTCGGTCATTCCGTCTTCGACCAAGCGCGAGAACCTGGCCAGCAACCTGGAAGCGGCCGCGATCCGCCTGACCGACGAAGACATGGCGCAGATCGCCAAGCTTGATCGAGGGCACCGGCTGGCCAACCCGGAAGGCATTGCGCCGGCCTGGGACTGA
- a CDS encoding MFS transporter, which yields MIRGIPLALLALTLGAFAIGTTEFVIVGLIPTIAADLQVSLPSAGLLVSLYALGVAIGAPVLTALTGRVPRKQLLVALMVLFTVGNVIAFLAPGYTSLIAARILTGLAHGVFFSIGSIIATAVVPKEKAASAIAIMFTGLTVALVTGVPLGTFIGQHLGWRATFLAVAALGVIALLGALLFVPRNLPQSVPASFRQQLAVLAQPRLLLVYAMTALGYGGTFLAFTYLAPILQDVTGFSANAVSLVLLVYGVSVAIGNLWGGRLADRMGPVPALKRIFALLAMVLFVLTFTAYNTWLMLLTVLALGAVAFGNVPGLQVYVVKQAQRYAPQASDVASGLNIAAFNIGIALGASLGGLVVEHIGLMHTPWLGALVVVGAYALTVLSGRLDRRDGIDDRAEGIAVAAH from the coding sequence ATGATCCGTGGCATTCCCCTCGCCCTGCTGGCCTTGACCCTCGGTGCCTTCGCCATCGGCACCACCGAGTTCGTCATCGTCGGCCTGATCCCGACCATCGCCGCCGACCTGCAGGTCAGCCTGCCTTCGGCCGGCCTGCTGGTCTCGCTGTACGCACTGGGCGTGGCCATCGGCGCACCGGTGCTGACTGCACTGACCGGCCGCGTGCCGCGCAAGCAGCTGCTGGTGGCGCTGATGGTGCTGTTCACCGTTGGCAACGTCATCGCCTTCCTGGCGCCGGGCTACACCTCGCTGATCGCTGCGCGCATCCTCACCGGCCTGGCCCATGGCGTGTTCTTCTCGATCGGCTCGATCATCGCCACTGCGGTGGTGCCGAAGGAAAAGGCGGCCAGTGCGATCGCCATCATGTTCACCGGCCTGACCGTGGCCCTGGTGACCGGCGTGCCGCTGGGCACCTTCATCGGCCAGCACCTGGGCTGGCGCGCCACCTTCCTGGCTGTGGCCGCGCTGGGCGTGATCGCCCTGCTGGGCGCGCTGCTGTTCGTGCCGCGCAACCTCCCGCAGAGCGTGCCGGCCAGTTTCCGCCAGCAGCTGGCGGTGCTGGCGCAGCCGCGCCTGTTGCTGGTCTATGCGATGACCGCGCTGGGTTACGGCGGTACCTTCCTGGCCTTCACCTACCTGGCGCCGATCCTGCAGGACGTCACCGGCTTCTCGGCCAATGCGGTCAGCCTGGTGCTGCTGGTGTACGGCGTGTCGGTGGCGATCGGCAACCTGTGGGGCGGCCGCCTGGCCGATCGCATGGGCCCGGTGCCGGCGCTGAAGCGCATCTTCGCGCTGCTGGCCATGGTGCTGTTCGTGCTCACCTTCACCGCCTACAACACCTGGCTGATGCTGCTGACGGTGCTGGCGCTGGGCGCGGTGGCATTCGGCAACGTGCCGGGCCTGCAGGTCTACGTGGTCAAGCAGGCGCAGCGCTACGCACCGCAGGCCAGCGACGTGGCCTCGGGCCTGAACATCGCCGCGTTCAACATCGGCATCGCGCTGGGCGCGTCGCTAGGGGGCCTGGTGGTGGAGCATATCGGCCTGATGCATACGCCGTGGCTGGGCGCGCTGGTGGTGGTGGGCGCGTATGCACTGACCGTGCTGAGCGGCCGCCTGGACCGTCGCGACGGTATCGATGACCGTGCCGAGGGCATTGCCGTGGCCGCACATTGA
- the mgtE gene encoding magnesium transporter produces the protein MNQKQLLRPVADAAALAAPLANCNTADAVEFLNTLELTRAADTLAALPLPRAVKMLEAPELQRSGELVAVLPPARAAALLGLMADDRATDIVHELDEDERARLIPLLGTDARQAIQKLLSYPPNTAGALMTTEYVAVPASWTVAQTLQHIRQVERTRETVYAIYVLDPATQQLQQVVTMRRLITGLPEESILDVAQVNPPVTVDALMDQEEVARLIRRHDLLAIPVVDAQQQMLGIVTVDDVLDALIEESTEDAHKFGGMEALDKPYMQIGFFEMLRKRAGWLSVLFLGEMLTASAMQHYEDELARAVVLTLFIPLIMSSGGNSGSQATSLLIRSLALRELRLRDWWKVAIREIPTGMVLGAILGCLAIVRIVIWQLGGLHDYGEHWILLAITIGAALVGIVTFGSLSGSMLPFILKRLGFDPASASAPFVATLVDVTGLVIYFSIAALILHGTLL, from the coding sequence ATGAACCAGAAGCAATTGCTGCGCCCGGTGGCCGATGCCGCTGCCCTGGCCGCACCGCTGGCGAACTGCAACACCGCCGACGCGGTGGAGTTTCTCAATACGCTGGAGCTGACCCGCGCCGCCGACACGCTGGCGGCGCTGCCGTTGCCGCGTGCGGTGAAGATGCTGGAAGCCCCCGAGCTGCAGCGCAGCGGCGAGCTGGTGGCGGTGCTGCCGCCGGCCCGCGCCGCTGCCCTGCTCGGGCTGATGGCTGACGACCGCGCCACCGACATCGTCCACGAGCTGGACGAGGACGAGCGCGCGCGGCTGATCCCGCTGCTCGGCACCGACGCCCGCCAGGCCATCCAGAAGCTGCTCAGCTACCCGCCCAACACCGCCGGTGCGCTGATGACCACCGAGTACGTGGCGGTGCCCGCCAGCTGGACCGTGGCGCAGACCCTGCAGCACATCCGCCAGGTCGAGCGCACCCGTGAGACGGTGTACGCGATCTACGTGCTGGACCCGGCTACCCAGCAGCTGCAGCAGGTGGTGACCATGCGCCGGTTGATCACCGGCCTGCCGGAGGAGTCGATCCTGGACGTGGCCCAAGTCAATCCGCCGGTGACGGTGGACGCGCTGATGGACCAGGAAGAAGTGGCGCGACTGATCCGCCGCCACGACCTGCTGGCGATTCCGGTGGTCGATGCGCAGCAGCAGATGCTCGGCATCGTCACCGTCGATGACGTACTGGATGCGCTGATCGAGGAATCCACCGAGGACGCACACAAGTTCGGCGGCATGGAAGCGCTGGACAAGCCCTACATGCAGATCGGCTTCTTCGAGATGCTGCGCAAGCGTGCCGGCTGGCTGAGCGTGCTGTTCCTGGGCGAGATGCTGACCGCCAGCGCGATGCAGCACTACGAAGACGAACTGGCCCGCGCGGTGGTGCTGACCCTGTTCATTCCGTTGATCATGAGTTCGGGTGGCAACTCCGGCTCGCAGGCCACCTCGCTGCTGATCCGCAGCCTGGCGCTGCGCGAACTGCGCCTGCGCGACTGGTGGAAGGTCGCCATCCGCGAGATCCCGACCGGCATGGTGCTGGGTGCGATTCTCGGCTGCCTGGCGATCGTGCGCATCGTGATCTGGCAGCTCGGTGGCCTGCATGACTACGGTGAACACTGGATCCTGCTGGCGATCACCATCGGTGCGGCACTGGTCGGCATCGTTACCTTCGGCTCGCTGTCCGGCTCGATGCTGCCGTTCATCCTCAAGCGCCTCGGCTTCGACCCGGCCAGCGCCTCGGCCCCGTTCGTGGCCACCCTGGTGGACGTGACCGGACTGGTGATCTATTTCAGCATCGCCGCGCTGATCCTGCACGGCACCCTGCTGTAA
- a CDS encoding LysR family transcriptional regulator: MKTTLDEMQAFLAVIDSGSISAAAEQLGQTPSGVSRALGRLEDKLGTTLLTRTTRRLHLTAEGEAYLRHARAIIDAVESAEEQMAARRERPAGRLRVDAAMPFVLHVIAPLVSGYRARYPEVQLELNSSERYIDLLERRTDLAIRIGPLTDSTLHARSLGRCRLQLVASPAYLATHGEPASVAALGQHTLLGFNEPESLNRWPLTGDADGQLLVRPDIAVSSGETLRRLAVEGVGISCLSDFVTDRDRAAGTLVPVLAAQTLAVYQPIHAVYYRNTAVSARISSFLDYLGEAMARSDYLR; encoded by the coding sequence ATGAAGACCACCCTCGACGAAATGCAGGCCTTCCTCGCCGTGATCGACAGTGGCTCGATCAGTGCCGCTGCCGAGCAGCTGGGGCAGACCCCTTCCGGCGTGAGCCGTGCGCTGGGACGGTTGGAGGACAAGCTGGGCACCACCCTGCTGACCCGCACCACGCGCCGCCTGCACCTGACCGCCGAGGGTGAGGCCTACCTGCGCCATGCGCGGGCCATCATCGACGCGGTGGAGTCGGCCGAGGAACAGATGGCCGCACGCCGCGAGCGTCCGGCCGGACGCCTGCGCGTGGATGCGGCGATGCCGTTCGTGCTGCACGTGATCGCGCCGCTGGTGTCCGGCTACCGCGCGCGCTACCCCGAGGTGCAGCTGGAGTTGAACAGCTCCGAGCGCTATATCGACCTGCTTGAACGGCGCACGGACCTGGCCATCCGCATCGGCCCGCTGACCGATTCCACCCTGCATGCGCGTTCGCTGGGGCGATGCCGGCTGCAGCTGGTCGCCAGCCCGGCCTATCTGGCCACGCACGGTGAGCCGGCCAGTGTGGCGGCGCTGGGTCAGCACACCCTGTTGGGCTTCAATGAACCGGAGTCGCTGAACCGTTGGCCGTTGACCGGTGATGCCGACGGTCAGTTGCTGGTACGCCCGGATATCGCGGTATCCAGCGGCGAAACCCTGCGCCGGCTGGCGGTGGAAGGGGTGGGCATCAGCTGCCTGTCCGATTTCGTCACCGATCGCGACCGTGCCGCCGGCACGCTGGTGCCGGTGCTGGCCGCGCAGACGCTGGCTGTGTATCAGCCGATCCACGCGGTGTACTACCGCAACACCGCGGTGTCGGCGCGGATCAGCTCGTTCCTGGATTACCTGGGTGAGGCGATGGCCAGGAGCGATTACCTGCGCTGA
- a CDS encoding methyl-accepting chemotaxis protein: MNASTRAPRLQSKLLGAVSVGLAVVLLCALAGLASAWLKLSTEVPPEVAHSRDAERLQREFRGQVQEWKNVLLRGHDDALRKLHLDAFDSEGRLVEQLAKGLASSPDARTRELAQAFTGLHAQLQRDYHAALQAFAEAGYAPAAGDNLVRGKDRPVASALDALSTHATQVAEAAVAARSQQARQTLLLCAALTVLAAVLLLMGLAWWLRRAVVQPVLAVEAAARAVAAGDLQHVVQVRSRDEIGRLAQAMQAVQSTLRGVLDAQTAMAQAHEAGTISHRMDASAFPGAFGTMVADSNTLVDAHIRVKMRAIAIMGRYAIGDLSQDMERLPGEKAVITEALDAVKHNLGAINGEIRRLAEAAAAGDFSQRGDSARFEHDFRAMVDGLNRLMQTTELNLGEVSSMLRAIADGRLGARMHGDFQGVFARIAGDANTTAAQLATIVTDIKHASGNIHTAAAEIAAGNNDLSRRTEQQAANLEETAASMEELTSTVRQNAEHARQANQLAIGAHSVASQGGSVVGQVVATMGAIETSSRQIAEIISVIDGIAFQTNILALNAAVEAARAGEQGRGFAVVASEVRTLAQRSAGAAKEIKALIEASVEQVGHGAQRVREAGGTMAEIVASVQRVTDIMAEISAASQEQSAGIEQVSQTVIQMDGTTQQNAALVEEASAAARSLEQQANRLIDAVDVFDLSSTAAAKDALARAA, translated from the coding sequence ATGAATGCGTCCACCCGTGCGCCGCGGCTGCAGTCCAAGCTGCTCGGCGCGGTTTCCGTTGGCTTGGCTGTGGTTCTGCTGTGCGCCCTGGCCGGCCTGGCTTCTGCCTGGTTGAAACTGTCCACCGAAGTTCCGCCCGAGGTCGCGCACAGCCGCGACGCCGAACGCCTGCAGCGCGAGTTCCGCGGCCAGGTGCAGGAATGGAAGAACGTGCTGCTGCGTGGCCACGACGATGCGCTGCGCAAGCTGCACCTGGATGCCTTTGACAGCGAAGGCCGCCTGGTCGAACAGCTGGCCAAGGGTCTGGCCAGCAGCCCCGATGCACGCACGCGCGAACTGGCGCAGGCGTTCACCGGCCTGCACGCGCAGCTGCAGCGCGATTACCACGCCGCGCTGCAGGCCTTCGCCGAAGCCGGCTACGCGCCGGCCGCCGGCGACAATCTGGTGCGCGGCAAGGATCGCCCGGTGGCGAGCGCCCTGGACGCGCTGAGCACGCACGCCACGCAGGTGGCCGAAGCGGCGGTGGCGGCGCGCTCGCAGCAGGCGCGGCAGACCCTGCTGCTGTGCGCGGCGCTGACCGTGCTGGCCGCGGTGCTGCTGCTGATGGGACTGGCCTGGTGGTTGCGACGCGCCGTGGTGCAGCCGGTGCTGGCGGTGGAAGCGGCCGCCCGCGCGGTGGCCGCCGGCGACCTGCAGCACGTGGTGCAGGTGCGCAGCCGCGACGAGATCGGCCGCCTGGCACAGGCCATGCAGGCGGTGCAGTCCACACTGCGCGGCGTACTGGATGCGCAGACCGCGATGGCGCAGGCGCATGAGGCCGGCACCATCAGCCACCGCATGGACGCCAGCGCCTTCCCCGGTGCGTTCGGCACCATGGTGGCCGACAGCAACACGCTGGTCGATGCGCACATCCGGGTGAAAATGCGCGCGATCGCGATCATGGGCCGTTATGCCATCGGCGACCTCAGCCAGGACATGGAGCGCCTGCCCGGCGAGAAGGCGGTGATCACCGAGGCGCTGGATGCGGTCAAGCACAACCTCGGCGCGATCAATGGCGAGATCCGTCGCCTGGCCGAAGCCGCCGCCGCCGGCGACTTCAGCCAGCGTGGCGACAGCGCGCGCTTCGAGCATGACTTCCGCGCGATGGTCGACGGCCTGAACCGCCTGATGCAGACCACCGAGCTGAACCTGGGCGAGGTCTCCAGCATGCTGCGCGCGATTGCCGATGGTCGCCTCGGCGCGCGCATGCATGGCGATTTCCAGGGCGTGTTCGCACGCATTGCCGGCGACGCCAACACCACCGCCGCACAGCTGGCGACCATCGTCACCGACATCAAGCACGCCTCCGGCAACATCCACACCGCTGCTGCGGAAATCGCCGCCGGCAACAACGACCTGTCGCGCCGCACCGAACAACAGGCCGCCAATCTGGAAGAAACCGCCGCTTCGATGGAGGAACTGACCTCCACCGTGCGCCAGAACGCCGAGCACGCACGCCAGGCCAACCAGCTGGCAATCGGCGCGCACAGCGTCGCCTCGCAGGGCGGCAGCGTGGTCGGCCAGGTGGTGGCGACGATGGGCGCGATCGAGACTTCATCACGGCAGATCGCCGAGATCATCAGCGTGATCGATGGCATTGCGTTCCAGACCAACATCCTGGCCTTGAATGCCGCAGTGGAAGCGGCACGCGCGGGCGAGCAGGGCCGTGGCTTTGCCGTGGTGGCCAGCGAAGTGCGCACGCTGGCGCAGCGCTCGGCCGGTGCCGCGAAGGAGATCAAGGCGCTGATCGAAGCCTCGGTGGAACAGGTCGGCCACGGCGCGCAGCGCGTGCGCGAAGCGGGCGGCACCATGGCCGAGATCGTGGCGTCGGTGCAGCGCGTGACCGACATCATGGCCGAGATTTCCGCCGCCTCGCAGGAGCAGAGCGCGGGCATCGAGCAGGTCAGCCAGACGGTGATCCAGATGGATGGCACCACCCAGCAGAACGCCGCGCTGGTGGAAGAAGCCAGTGCCGCCGCGCGCAGCCTGGAACAACAGGCGAACCGCCTGATCGATGCGGTGGATGTGTTCGACCTGTCGAGCACCGCCGCAGCGAAGGACGCGCTGGCGCGCGCGGCCTGA
- a CDS encoding bifunctional acetate--CoA ligase family protein/GNAT family N-acetyltransferase, which produces MSTYHLQSVFRPQSVAVIGGSPRERSAGRAVMRNLRGTGFPGKVAWINPRHAEIDGIRTVKRLKDLDWVPDLVVITAPAAIVPQVVRTAAERGVQAAIILTAHLGEGPDSLSAQVAAVARKHGLRILGPHCLGVIAPHARLNASIAAHFPQAGDLALISESSAIAAALVEWGVARSVGFSAVVSLGDTLDVDFGDLLDYFATDYRTRAILLYVEQIKDARKFMSAARAAARAKPVVVVKSGRAERVQPGSRDTHVQALARADDVYGAAFNRAGLLRVGALDELFTAAESLGRLGTFPGRRLAILSNGGGVGRLAVDQLVALRGTLAQLSDSTVETLDKVLPQGWSRSNPVDIVVDADGERYAAAIEALLADNENDAVMVVNVPTAFTSSADAAQALTRTLGLRPRHHRDKPVFAVWLGNDDQATATLNAARVPTYPTEAEAVRGFQHLVRYREAQNALMETPPSLPQDFSVDAAAARALVDAALANGQQWLDPLATHELLKAYGIPSAPVMHARDAHEAMDLAQPLLERGASVALKILSPDIPHKSQVDGVRLNLATLPAVQSAANAILSRARQLRPDARIDGLLVQPTIVRPKAREIIVGIADDATFGPVIVVGRGGTAVEVINDKALALPPLDLRLAHELIGQTRASRILKAYGDVPAADERALALALVKLAQLAADIPEVRTLDINPLLVDSKGILALDARVAVAPSRILHKGRGHPRFSVFPYPKEWERTIELSDGGRAFVRPVRPEDDALFRAFFARVSDEDLRLRFFQSVKHFSHEFIARLTQLDYARSIALVAIEPRSGEMLGAVRLHADADYHRGEYGILIRSDLKGHGIGWRLMAIMIEYAKWLGLDVVEGQVLRENSTMLAMCQSLGFKTRLDPDDPTVMVVTLPVQQVEVPDVPPVA; this is translated from the coding sequence ATGAGTACCTACCACCTGCAGTCCGTGTTCCGTCCGCAGTCGGTCGCGGTGATCGGCGGCAGCCCGCGTGAGCGCTCGGCCGGCCGCGCGGTGATGCGCAACCTGCGCGGCACCGGCTTCCCCGGCAAGGTGGCGTGGATCAACCCGCGGCATGCCGAGATTGATGGCATCCGCACGGTCAAGCGGCTGAAGGACCTGGACTGGGTGCCGGACCTGGTGGTGATCACCGCACCGGCGGCGATCGTGCCGCAGGTGGTGCGTACCGCCGCCGAGCGTGGCGTGCAGGCCGCGATCATCCTCACCGCGCACCTGGGTGAAGGCCCGGACTCGCTGTCGGCGCAGGTGGCGGCGGTGGCGCGCAAGCACGGCCTGCGCATCCTCGGCCCGCACTGCCTGGGCGTGATCGCGCCACACGCACGCCTCAACGCCAGCATCGCCGCGCATTTCCCGCAGGCCGGCGACCTCGCGTTGATCTCCGAATCCTCGGCCATTGCCGCTGCGCTGGTGGAGTGGGGTGTGGCGCGCTCGGTCGGTTTTTCTGCCGTGGTGTCGCTGGGTGACACGCTGGACGTCGACTTCGGCGACCTGCTCGACTACTTCGCCACCGACTACCGCACGCGCGCCATCCTGCTGTACGTCGAGCAGATCAAGGACGCACGCAAGTTCATGTCGGCCGCACGTGCCGCCGCGCGCGCCAAGCCGGTGGTGGTGGTGAAATCCGGTCGCGCCGAGCGCGTGCAGCCGGGCAGCCGCGATACCCATGTGCAGGCACTGGCGCGCGCCGATGATGTGTACGGCGCCGCGTTCAACCGCGCCGGCCTGCTGCGCGTGGGCGCGCTGGACGAACTGTTCACCGCCGCCGAATCGCTGGGCCGGCTGGGCACGTTCCCCGGCCGCCGCCTGGCCATTCTCAGCAACGGCGGCGGTGTCGGCCGGCTCGCCGTCGACCAGCTGGTGGCGCTGCGCGGTACCCTGGCACAGCTTTCCGACAGCACCGTGGAAACCCTGGACAAGGTGCTGCCACAGGGCTGGTCGCGCAGCAATCCGGTCGACATCGTGGTCGATGCCGACGGTGAGCGTTACGCCGCGGCGATCGAGGCGCTGCTGGCCGACAACGAGAACGATGCGGTGATGGTGGTCAACGTGCCGACCGCGTTCACCTCATCGGCCGACGCCGCACAGGCACTGACCCGCACGCTCGGCCTGCGCCCGCGTCACCACCGCGACAAGCCGGTGTTCGCGGTGTGGCTGGGCAACGATGACCAGGCCACCGCCACGCTCAACGCGGCGCGGGTGCCGACCTATCCCACCGAGGCCGAGGCCGTACGTGGCTTCCAGCATCTGGTGCGTTACCGCGAGGCGCAGAACGCGCTGATGGAAACGCCGCCCAGCCTGCCGCAGGACTTCAGTGTCGACGCGGCGGCGGCACGCGCGCTGGTCGATGCGGCGCTGGCCAACGGCCAGCAGTGGCTGGACCCGCTGGCCACCCACGAACTGCTCAAGGCCTACGGCATTCCGTCGGCGCCGGTGATGCACGCGCGCGATGCGCACGAGGCCATGGATCTGGCGCAACCGCTGCTGGAGCGTGGTGCCAGCGTGGCGCTGAAGATCCTGTCACCAGACATTCCGCACAAGTCGCAGGTCGATGGCGTGCGCCTGAACCTGGCCACGCTGCCGGCGGTGCAGAGCGCGGCCAACGCGATCCTGTCGCGCGCGCGACAGCTGCGGCCGGACGCGCGCATCGATGGCCTGCTGGTGCAGCCAACCATCGTCCGACCCAAGGCGCGCGAGATCATCGTCGGCATCGCAGATGACGCCACGTTCGGCCCGGTGATCGTGGTCGGCCGTGGCGGCACGGCGGTGGAAGTGATCAACGACAAGGCACTGGCGCTGCCGCCGCTGGATCTGCGCCTGGCCCATGAGCTGATCGGTCAGACCCGCGCCTCGCGCATCCTCAAGGCGTATGGCGATGTGCCGGCTGCCGACGAGCGCGCGCTGGCCCTGGCGCTGGTGAAGCTGGCACAGCTGGCCGCCGATATTCCCGAAGTGCGCACGCTGGACATCAACCCACTGCTGGTCGACAGCAAGGGCATCCTCGCCCTTGACGCGCGTGTAGCGGTGGCACCCTCGCGCATCCTGCACAAGGGCCGCGGCCATCCGCGCTTCTCGGTGTTCCCGTACCCGAAGGAGTGGGAGCGCACCATCGAACTGTCCGATGGCGGCCGTGCCTTCGTGCGCCCGGTGCGGCCGGAAGACGATGCACTGTTCCGCGCATTCTTCGCCCGGGTCAGCGATGAGGATCTGCGCCTGCGCTTCTTCCAGTCGGTGAAGCACTTCAGTCACGAGTTCATCGCACGCCTGACCCAGCTCGACTATGCGCGCTCGATCGCGCTGGTGGCGATCGAACCACGCAGCGGCGAAATGCTCGGCGCGGTGCGCCTGCACGCCGATGCCGATTACCACCGTGGGGAGTACGGCATCCTGATCCGCTCGGACCTGAAGGGCCACGGCATCGGTTGGCGGCTGATGGCGATCATGATCGAGTACGCCAAGTGGCTGGGCCTGGATGTGGTCGAAGGCCAGGTGCTGCGCGAGAACAGCACCATGCTGGCGATGTGTCAGAGCCTGGGCTTCAAGACCCGACTCGACCCGGACGACCCGACGGTGATGGTGGTGACCCTGCCGGTGCAGCAGGTCGAAGTGCCCGATGTCCCCCCGGTGGCGTGA
- a CDS encoding alpha/beta fold hydrolase has translation MTDRIPLLLLPGLLNDAELWRAQLADLADIADCTVGDQTRGETLQAVAEDVLAQAPQRFALAGFSLGGFVAQQILRIAPERVMQLALIDTSIHADSPERAEQRRSQRASVRLPGRFHGFGDALMRSYIDASRLDDYVLVQRVRDMTARLGAEVFLRQSALERRDGHDVLAGYRDRLLIVCGANDRITPLAVSEEMHALVPHSQLVVVPDCGHLAPMEKPEEVSAAMRGWLLQA, from the coding sequence ATGACCGACCGCATCCCTCTGTTGCTGCTCCCCGGCCTGCTCAACGATGCCGAGCTGTGGCGTGCGCAGCTGGCCGACCTGGCCGATATCGCCGACTGCACGGTGGGCGACCAGACCCGTGGCGAGACCCTGCAGGCGGTGGCCGAGGATGTGCTGGCACAGGCGCCGCAACGCTTCGCGCTGGCGGGCTTCTCGCTGGGTGGTTTCGTCGCCCAGCAGATCCTGCGCATTGCACCGGAACGGGTGATGCAGCTGGCGTTGATCGATACCTCGATCCATGCCGATTCACCGGAGCGTGCCGAACAGCGCCGCAGCCAGCGCGCCAGCGTGCGCCTGCCGGGCAGGTTCCATGGCTTCGGCGATGCGCTGATGCGCAGCTACATCGATGCCTCGCGGCTGGACGACTACGTGCTGGTGCAGCGCGTGCGCGACATGACTGCCCGCCTGGGCGCGGAGGTGTTCCTGCGCCAGAGTGCGTTGGAGCGGCGCGATGGCCATGACGTGCTGGCCGGTTACCGCGATCGGCTGCTGATCGTGTGCGGTGCCAACGACCGCATCACGCCGCTGGCGGTGAGCGAGGAAATGCACGCGCTGGTGCCACATTCGCAGCTGGTGGTGGTGCCCGATTGCGGGCACCTGGCGCCGATGGAGAAGCCTGAAGAAGTCAGCGCGGCAATGCGTGGATGGTTGCTGCAGGCCTGA
- a CDS encoding Rrf2 family transcriptional regulator: MKSANPLSDALHVMAHLVGQQGPRTSEQLAACLPTHPVVIRRLLAQMHKAGLVNSTRGHGGGSQLAREAAAITLHDIYLAVGAPALVQVGTRDAGRGCPIQQLVNNALLEGAREAQRLLEARLQATTLDQLGADFARHLAHHRSLEGHHES, encoded by the coding sequence ATGAAATCCGCGAACCCGCTCTCCGACGCCCTGCACGTGATGGCCCACCTGGTCGGCCAGCAGGGCCCGCGCACCTCCGAACAGCTGGCCGCGTGCCTGCCGACGCACCCGGTGGTGATCCGCCGCCTGTTGGCCCAGATGCACAAGGCCGGGCTGGTGAACAGCACGCGCGGCCACGGTGGCGGTAGCCAGCTGGCACGCGAAGCCGCAGCGATCACCCTGCACGACATCTATCTGGCCGTCGGGGCGCCCGCGCTGGTGCAGGTCGGTACGCGCGATGCCGGCCGCGGTTGCCCGATCCAGCAGCTGGTCAACAACGCCCTGCTGGAGGGCGCGCGCGAGGCGCAGCGGCTACTGGAAGCGCGCCTGCAGGCGACCACGCTGGATCAGCTCGGCGCCGACTTCGCCCGTCATCTCGCTCATCATCGCTCCCTGGAAGGTCACCATGAATCCTGA